A segment of the bacterium genome:
AGATGTCTTTTATGGCATTCCAGAATGCCCTTAAAAGGTCAGGACCTTCACAGTTTGATATAACATCCTCCGCAAACTGCCTTATATCAAGATTTAATGTAATCAGGTCATTGATTTCCCGAACCTCTCCAGATTCAATTTTCTTTCGGATTTCTTCATACCGCTTGCGCCTTGCAACTACCTCGCGCCATATCTCTGTAGGAAGGGCATATTCTGGCGGCGCAGGCTTGTTCCAGTCCTTGCGAAGCCGTATAGTTTCAATCTCATTTATGGATGAGACCTCTCTAACAGGCTGATTGAGTGTGGGAAGATTCAACCCCTGAGCAATGTTTTCTGGTAGAGGCAGAGGTTGAGCAAGGGTTTTCTTATTATAAATGTTCCATGTTATGCCGTGTCTGACAGCAGGGTATATGTATCTGTCAGGGTTTTCTTTGAGCAGATTCCAAATTGTGGGTCCATTTGGGTTTTCAAAGGCAACCTTGCACTTTGCCCTTGCTGAGTCAAAGATATAGGGGATAATGGTGTTTTTGCTGATGTATTCTGTGATGTCTTCTTTGGTGTAGTATGCGCCCATCTGCTTTTGGTTGATATACTTTTCAAAGATATAGCCAAGGACATCTGGGTTAATCTCTTCTCTGTTGCTTAAGTTTCGGACTGTGCGCTCAGGGTCAAGCACCCAGTCATATTCATCAAAATAGTCAAATATGGCTCCAAAGGCTTTATCAGGAATCTGGATATCCTCATAGCGTTCTTCAATAGTATGCATATCAAAGATTCCGCCGTTTATGTATGGAACCTTGCCAATCAAAGACTCAAGCTCAGGGGAATGTTTTATTTCGCCAAGACCTTCATGGAACAGACGGAGGAGGAAATAACGATAAAATGAATAGAAACTATCTTTGCCGTGTCTTTCCTGCATAATCTTCAGGCGGTTGCGGAGATAGTTTGGGTCTCCATCAAGAAAGCATTTTTTCTGGATGAAATATAGAAACATAAGCCTATTAAGCATTACTGAGGCATACCATTCCCTGTCTTCTTTAACAGGAATTCCCTTGATGAAATCAAGGAATGCAGAATGCTCCTTTTCAAACCTTTTATAAAACTGCTTTGTTACTCGTTCAACATCAAAGGCTGCCCTTGCGCGTCTCGAAACTTGAGCAATGGAAATACCTGCCTCTTCCTCCTCAAGCGAGATATAAAGGTGCCGAATCTTCTGAAGCAATGAATCACCAATTTGCCCTATTTGATATTCATAAGTGCGGGCACGAAGCGGCCGTGCTTTTTCCCTTTTTACCCACATCCAAGACTGCCTTGAATTATCATTGGTTATGAAAGTAATGAGATGCTCAAAACTTGTTTCAGAAAGTTTGCGGTCAAGTTTTAGCCGTGTGTTGTGGTCTGGCAGGGTATTGTCAAGGCTTTTATAAATCCAGGCAACAAAGCCCTTCTTTTCGGCAATGGCATTTAAGGCATAATCAGACTCATTAATAGGAATTGTAATTCTGCTACGGCAAGGCTCCCAGCCGAGTTCTTCAATAAACAACTTTGTCAATTCTGCATTTTGAAGGAGCGGTCTTGCACGGGCAATATCAAAAGGCATAGTTATTCCCTCCTGATGCCAAGTGAACAGATTATCTGGGGTTCGTTAGCACCTGTCTCTTCCTTTGGCACGCATAGTCGTCCATCTTCATAAAGAGAGATTGTTAACTCTGCAAATTTCTCAGCCGAGATGCCTGTGCGGAGTTCTCTATTGATGATGTCTTTGGCATATTCTGTGAGGGATTGCTCATAAATTGCACCTATGGCTGAATGCAGTAATTGGACATCAAACAAAGTGCCGATTATCTTTTCAGCATAATCCTTAAGTTTTTCATAGGCACGGCGGCGGGCGCTTGAAG
Coding sequences within it:
- a CDS encoding SAM-dependent methyltransferase, coding for MPFDIARARPLLQNAELTKLFIEELGWEPCRSRITIPINESDYALNAIAEKKGFVAWIYKSLDNTLPDHNTRLKLDRKLSETSFEHLITFITNDNSRQSWMWVKREKARPLRARTYEYQIGQIGDSLLQKIRHLYISLEEEEAGISIAQVSRRARAAFDVERVTKQFYKRFEKEHSAFLDFIKGIPVKEDREWYASVMLNRLMFLYFIQKKCFLDGDPNYLRNRLKIMQERHGKDSFYSFYRYFLLRLFHEGLGEIKHSPELESLIGKVPYINGGIFDMHTIEERYEDIQIPDKAFGAIFDYFDEYDWVLDPERTVRNLSNREEINPDVLGYIFEKYINQKQMGAYYTKEDITEYISKNTIIPYIFDSARAKCKVAFENPNGPTIWNLLKENPDRYIYPAVRHGITWNIYNKKTLAQPLPLPENIAQGLNLPTLNQPVREVSSINEIETIRLRKDWNKPAPPEYALPTEIWREVVARRKRYEEIRKKIESGEVREINDLITLNLDIRQFAEDVISNCEGPDLLRAFWNAIKDI